In Aquila chrysaetos chrysaetos chromosome 10, bAquChr1.4, whole genome shotgun sequence, the following proteins share a genomic window:
- the RFLNB gene encoding refilin-B: MVGRLSLREVPDLPDMRKRGDAGLDSPDSGLPPSPGPVPPSWLLSSGGSPDRTATNGLPEPDPPAPAAANSVFSPSPVLSSCPPRLCPLSFGEGVEFDPLPPKEIRYTSSVTYDSEKHFIDDIYMPVGLSISSCSQTVICVPNCTWRNYKAEVHFEPRNKPQRFTSTTIVYPKHAKTVYTTTLDYNCRKTMRRFLSSVELETSECLGNDCVLDGC, encoded by the exons ATGGTGGGTCGGCTCAGCCTGCGGGAGGTGCCCGACCTCCCGGACATGAGGAAACGGGGCGACGCGGGGCTCGACAGCCCCGACTCCGGGTTGCCCCCCAGTCCCGGGCCCGTCCCTCCGTCCTGGCTTCTCTCCTCGGGGGGCAGCCCCGACCGTACCGCGACCAACGGGTTACCGGAGCCCGacccccccgcgcccgccgccgcg AATTCCGTGttctcccccagccccgttCTCTCCAGCTGCCCTCCAAGATTGTGTCCTTTATCCTTTGGCGAAGGAGTTGAGTTTGACCCTTTACCACCGAAGGAAATAAG GTACACGTCCTCGGTTACATATGACTCAGAGAAGCACTTCATCGATGACATCTATATGCCAGTGGGCTTAAGCATTTCCTCTTGCAGTCAGACGGTGATCTGTGTCCCAAACTGCACGTGGCGCAATTACAAAGCGGAGGTCCACTTCGAGCCCCGCAACAAGCCCCAGCGTTTCACCAGCACCACCATCGTCTACCCGAAGCACGCCAAGACTGTGTACACCACCACGCTGGATTACAACTGTCGTAAGACCATGCGGCGGTTCCTCTCCAGCGTAGAGCTGGAAACGTCAGAGTGCCTTGGGAACGACTGTGTCCTGGATGGTTGCTGA